The region AAAAACTAGTACCGGCACCATGCCAAGGGACTCCCAAGATTTCAGCGGTGGTGGCCCCAACATCGGCGAAAGTCTCTCGGGTACCAAGATTTTTTGGCCTGATTCGATCACCGTAGGCCAAGAGAGGCACGTATTCTCTTGAATGATTGGTACTGTGGGTAGTGGGATCGCAACCGTGGTCAGCAGTGATAATCAGCACATCGTCCGGCTCCAGATATTTGAGGAAGTCACCTAAATCTTGATCGAATTCTTCCAAACAACGTGCATAGCCTAACGGATCGTTACGGTGCCCGTACAACATGTCGAAATCTACCAGGTTAGTGAAAATCAGGTCCCATTGCCCGCTGGTAACAGCTTTCTTTGTTAGCCTCATACCTTCTTTGTTGTTATGGCTGGGCCAAATGTCACTTAGACC is a window of Bacillota bacterium DNA encoding:
- a CDS encoding phosphopentomutase, translated to VIARPFVGAPGDFHRTANRRDFSLPPPAPTVLDIALSAGRAVLGVGKIGDIFAGRGLSDIWPSHNNKEGMRLTKKAVTSGQWDLIFTNLVDFDMLYGHRNDPLGYARCLEEFDQDLGDFLKYLEPDDVLIITADHGCDPTTHSTNHSREYVPLLAYGDRIRPKNLGTRETFADVGATTAEILGVPWHGAGTSFWAAVANHT